In the Pseudoalteromonas undina genome, one interval contains:
- a CDS encoding GNAT family N-acetyltransferase, whose translation MFTTQIHQTNKVALEPLKLKHLEGLYQAGKHPQVWQWVLSNYTQTQVKLEQWFTHSAQFNQNEQVVFAIIDKHSQQVVGTTRLFRLDSNNLSAEIGHTFISFTAQRTYVNTHAKYLLLRYAFNQLNLVRISFNTHEHNQQSRNAIARLGAKYEGIAQKDRRLEDGSYRNTAKFSIIDEQWPAIKLRLEELL comes from the coding sequence ATGTTCACAACGCAAATTCATCAAACCAACAAGGTCGCCTTAGAGCCACTTAAACTCAAACATCTCGAGGGTCTATATCAAGCAGGTAAACATCCACAAGTTTGGCAGTGGGTATTAAGTAATTACACACAAACCCAAGTTAAGTTGGAGCAATGGTTTACACATAGCGCGCAGTTTAATCAAAACGAGCAAGTGGTTTTTGCCATTATTGATAAACATTCACAGCAAGTTGTTGGCACAACCCGTTTATTTAGGTTAGACAGTAACAACTTAAGCGCTGAAATTGGCCATACTTTTATTAGCTTCACTGCACAGCGAACATACGTAAATACGCATGCAAAATATTTACTTCTGAGATATGCATTTAATCAACTTAATTTAGTACGGATTAGTTTTAATACCCATGAGCACAATCAACAATCACGCAATGCCATTGCCCGTTTAGGCGCTAAGTATGAAGGAATCGCCCAAAAAGACCGACGTCTAGAAGATGGTTCATATCGCAACACCGCAAAATTCAGCATTATTGACGAACAATGGCCAGCTATAAAGTTACGACTTGAGGAGCTATTATAA
- a CDS encoding FMN-binding negative transcriptional regulator, giving the protein MYPPEHFMQKNTEQLHALINNFPLATIFMPCSNSQLNNICHVPMLFNSLENMFIAHVAKHNPLSKLDNKQVNLLFNSDNCYLSPSYADNQTLPSWLYASVLVTAKVHIIKDELKKDLVMRTLTSHFEKTFEPEWKIDEVPEQHRNTMYQHLSFIELTPIHWQGNFKLSQNKSAAIRNKIKQSLVDANKHSIAALF; this is encoded by the coding sequence ATGTACCCACCCGAGCACTTTATGCAAAAAAATACCGAGCAATTGCATGCGCTTATTAATAACTTTCCATTAGCAACAATTTTTATGCCCTGCTCAAATAGTCAATTAAATAACATTTGTCATGTACCTATGTTATTCAACTCTTTAGAAAATATGTTTATTGCACATGTAGCAAAGCATAATCCACTATCAAAGCTTGATAATAAACAGGTGAATTTACTCTTTAATAGTGACAATTGCTATTTATCACCCTCCTATGCGGATAATCAAACATTGCCTAGCTGGCTTTACGCATCGGTGTTAGTGACTGCAAAAGTACATATTATTAAAGATGAGCTAAAAAAAGATCTCGTAATGCGAACCCTTACTAGTCATTTTGAGAAAACATTTGAGCCTGAGTGGAAAATTGATGAAGTGCCTGAGCAGCATCGCAATACAATGTATCAACACCTGAGTTTTATAGAGCTTACGCCAATTCACTGGCAAGGTAACTTCAAACTCAGTCAAAATAAATCAGCAGCTATAAGAAATAAAATAAAACAAAGTCTGGTAGATGCCAATAAGCACTCAATAGCGGCCTTGTTTTAG
- the cyoE gene encoding heme o synthase, translating into MFRRYLAVTKPGIIMGNLISVAGGFLLAARGDIDPWLMLVTLVGLSLVVASGCAINNVIDRDIDVAMARTRSRVTVTGEMSAKAALSHGVLLGLIGFGLLIAFTTQAAVFFAAFGYVIYVGVYSLYMKRNSVYGTFIGSLSGAVPPVVGYCAVTGVFDMGALILLVMFSLWQMPHSYAIAIFRFKDYQAANIPVLPVAQGVNKAKRHIVLYIAVYALVVMLLPISGYTGAAFMAVACITSFWWLLMALRGYRYNIDTTRWARQVFAFSIINITALSIAMAVDYQTIAPQLVALN; encoded by the coding sequence ATGTTTCGTCGTTATTTAGCTGTTACTAAGCCAGGTATTATTATGGGGAATTTGATCAGCGTTGCCGGTGGTTTTTTACTCGCCGCCCGCGGTGATATAGACCCATGGTTAATGTTGGTTACCTTGGTTGGTTTATCGCTTGTTGTTGCATCGGGATGTGCCATAAACAATGTTATTGATAGAGACATTGATGTTGCCATGGCGCGTACTCGCTCACGTGTGACTGTAACTGGCGAAATGTCTGCAAAAGCCGCTTTAAGCCATGGGGTGTTATTAGGGCTAATTGGCTTTGGCTTATTAATTGCCTTTACCACTCAAGCGGCGGTATTTTTTGCCGCCTTTGGCTATGTCATCTATGTAGGGGTTTACAGCCTCTACATGAAACGCAACTCTGTTTACGGTACCTTTATTGGTAGTCTGTCGGGCGCAGTTCCACCTGTTGTTGGCTATTGCGCCGTTACGGGTGTGTTCGATATGGGCGCATTAATACTGCTGGTGATGTTTAGTTTGTGGCAAATGCCGCACTCATATGCAATTGCTATTTTTCGCTTTAAAGATTACCAAGCCGCTAATATTCCAGTATTGCCCGTGGCACAAGGTGTTAATAAAGCTAAGCGCCATATTGTGCTTTATATTGCCGTATATGCTTTAGTGGTGATGCTATTGCCAATTAGTGGTTATACCGGTGCTGCCTTTATGGCCGTTGCCTGTATCACCAGTTTTTGGTGGTTACTCATGGCACTTAGAGGGTATCGCTACAACATAGACACCACCCGTTGGGCACGCCAAGTGTTTGCGTTTTCAATTATTAATATTACCGCTTTGAGTATCGCCATGGCGGTAGATTATCAAACAATTGCGCCACAGTTAGTGGCGCTAAACTGA
- the cyoD gene encoding cytochrome o ubiquinol oxidase subunit IV: MSHSETHALEQMQSQHHDQSHGSVKTYLIGFVLSVILTAIPFWMVMEGDFSKVTTLWSIVTLAIVQIWVHLKYFLHLNFTTDEGKANTFTFLFSALIIVMVVGLSVWIIYESNAMMMY; encoded by the coding sequence ATGAGCCATAGCGAAACACATGCTTTAGAGCAAATGCAAAGCCAACATCATGATCAATCACATGGTAGTGTTAAAACATACCTGATTGGCTTTGTCTTATCAGTGATTTTAACGGCCATTCCATTTTGGATGGTGATGGAGGGCGACTTTTCAAAGGTCACCACACTCTGGAGTATCGTTACTTTAGCAATCGTGCAAATTTGGGTGCATTTAAAATACTTTTTACACCTTAATTTCACCACTGATGAAGGTAAAGCAAATACCTTTACCTTCTTGTTTAGCGCGTTGATCATCGTCATGGTGGTTGGACTGTCTGTTTGGATCATTTATGAATCAAACGCAATGATGATGTATTAG
- the cyoC gene encoding cytochrome o ubiquinol oxidase subunit III translates to MSTLSATQGHVNLEPHSVSHTHEHHDTSGDTIFGFWLYLMTDCLLFASFFATYAVLYMNTAGGVSGKDIFELDFVAVETAALLISSITFGFAMIAAQGQKKALTLGWLAVTFCLGAVFIGMEIYEFHHLIVHGNGPQQSAFLTSFFSLVGLHGLHVTAGLIWMSIMMIEVIKRGLGKQTVTRLSCLSLFWHFLDIVWICVFTVVYLMGAM, encoded by the coding sequence ATGAGTACGTTATCTGCAACTCAAGGCCATGTAAATTTAGAGCCTCATAGCGTAAGTCATACGCATGAACATCACGATACCTCAGGCGATACAATCTTTGGCTTTTGGCTTTATTTAATGACCGATTGCCTTTTATTTGCCTCATTTTTTGCAACCTACGCAGTGCTTTATATGAACACCGCAGGCGGTGTATCGGGCAAAGATATTTTTGAGCTTGATTTTGTTGCCGTTGAAACTGCGGCGCTACTTATAAGTAGTATTACTTTTGGTTTTGCCATGATTGCCGCTCAAGGGCAAAAAAAGGCGCTGACGCTTGGTTGGCTCGCGGTCACTTTTTGTTTAGGCGCGGTGTTTATTGGTATGGAAATTTATGAGTTTCATCATTTAATTGTTCATGGCAATGGCCCACAGCAAAGTGCTTTTTTAACATCGTTTTTCTCATTAGTGGGCTTGCATGGTTTACATGTAACTGCAGGCCTTATCTGGATGAGCATAATGATGATTGAGGTGATTAAGCGCGGTTTAGGTAAACAAACCGTCACGCGCTTAAGTTGCTTAAGCTTATTTTGGCACTTTTTAGATATTGTGTGGATTTGTGTATTTACCGTTGTTTATTTAATGGGGGCAATGTAA
- the cyoB gene encoding cytochrome o ubiquinol oxidase subunit I has translation MSFLGKLSIDAIPFHEPIIMVTMAVIAVVGLIIAGLITKYKKWGVLWRDWITSVDHKRLGVMYILLALIMLFRGFSDAIMMRAQLALATSGAPGYLPPEHYDQIFTAHGVIMIIFMAMPFMIGLMNIVVPLQIGARDVAFPFLNNLSFWFTASGAILINLSLIFGEFAKTGWVAYPPLSELTFSPGVGVDYYIWALQISGLGTLLTAVNFLVTVFKMRAPGMTLMKMPIFTWACTWANILIAASFPILTAVLAMLTLDRYLDFHFFTNEAGGNAMMYINLFWAWGHPEVYILVLPAFGIFSEIVSTFTGKRLFGYKSMVYASGAISILGFIVWLHHFFTMGSSANVNAFFGVMTMVIAVPTGVKLFSWLFTIYRGRLRITVPVLWTLGFMVTFSIGGMTGVLLAIPGADYVLHNSLFLIAHFHNTIIGGAVFGYLAGFVFWFPKAMGFKLDERWGKASFWCWLIGFFVAFMPLYVLGFLGMTRRLNHSNNPDWNIWLYIAAVGAVIIMFGIICQIIQLYVSFKNREALDDTTGDPWNGHTLEWSTSSPPQYYNFAEIPHVDDIDTWTDMKEKGLAYQGKSSYSPIHMPKNTASGVLIAASLTAFCFAMIWHIWWLAGLGFIGAIALFINRAYTSDVDYYVQNDEILQIEGAHIASNTKEVSA, from the coding sequence ATGTCGTTTTTAGGTAAATTATCTATAGATGCAATTCCGTTTCATGAACCTATTATCATGGTTACCATGGCGGTGATTGCTGTTGTCGGGCTTATTATAGCTGGGCTAATAACAAAATATAAAAAATGGGGTGTGCTTTGGCGCGACTGGATCACCTCGGTTGATCATAAACGCTTAGGCGTTATGTACATTTTATTAGCGCTAATCATGCTGTTTCGTGGTTTTTCTGATGCCATTATGATGCGTGCGCAGTTAGCGCTTGCTACCAGTGGCGCGCCAGGTTATCTGCCACCAGAACATTACGACCAAATATTCACCGCCCATGGCGTTATTATGATCATCTTTATGGCGATGCCATTTATGATTGGTTTAATGAATATTGTTGTACCACTGCAAATTGGTGCTCGCGATGTGGCTTTTCCATTTTTAAATAATTTAAGTTTTTGGTTTACTGCCAGTGGCGCCATTTTAATAAATTTATCGCTGATATTTGGTGAGTTTGCTAAAACAGGCTGGGTTGCTTACCCACCGTTGTCGGAGTTGACCTTTAGCCCTGGGGTGGGGGTCGATTATTATATTTGGGCCTTGCAAATATCGGGGCTCGGTACGCTATTAACCGCTGTTAACTTCCTAGTGACAGTATTTAAAATGCGTGCCCCTGGTATGACACTGATGAAAATGCCAATTTTCACATGGGCATGTACCTGGGCAAATATCTTAATTGCGGCATCATTTCCAATTTTAACCGCAGTGCTGGCCATGCTAACGCTAGACCGTTATTTAGATTTCCACTTCTTCACTAATGAAGCCGGCGGTAACGCCATGATGTATATCAACCTGTTTTGGGCATGGGGTCACCCAGAGGTATACATTTTAGTATTACCAGCTTTTGGTATCTTCTCTGAAATAGTGTCGACCTTCACTGGTAAACGTTTATTTGGTTATAAATCGATGGTATATGCCAGCGGTGCCATTTCTATTCTTGGTTTTATTGTATGGTTACATCACTTCTTTACTATGGGCTCAAGCGCTAATGTAAATGCCTTCTTTGGGGTGATGACCATGGTCATAGCTGTGCCTACTGGGGTTAAGTTATTTAGTTGGTTGTTTACTATTTACCGTGGCCGTTTGCGCATTACTGTACCGGTACTCTGGACGCTTGGTTTTATGGTTACCTTTAGTATTGGTGGTATGACGGGGGTATTACTGGCAATCCCTGGTGCCGATTATGTATTGCATAACAGCTTATTTTTAATCGCTCATTTCCATAACACCATCATTGGTGGCGCAGTATTTGGCTACTTAGCCGGATTTGTTTTTTGGTTTCCAAAAGCAATGGGCTTTAAACTTGATGAGCGTTGGGGTAAAGCGTCATTTTGGTGTTGGTTAATCGGTTTCTTCGTAGCCTTTATGCCATTGTACGTACTCGGCTTTTTAGGCATGACGCGTCGCTTAAACCACTCTAATAATCCTGATTGGAATATCTGGCTTTATATTGCTGCAGTGGGGGCCGTGATTATTATGTTCGGTATTATTTGCCAAATTATTCAGCTATATGTGAGCTTTAAAAACCGCGAAGCGCTTGATGATACCACTGGCGATCCTTGGAACGGTCACACCCTTGAATGGTCAACGTCATCACCACCGCAATACTATAACTTTGCTGAAATCCCGCATGTTGATGATATTGATACATGGACTGATATGAAAGAAAAAGGCCTAGCTTATCAAGGTAAATCTAGCTATAGCCCAATTCATATGCCAAAAAATACCGCATCGGGTGTGCTTATTGCTGCGAGTTTAACGGCGTTTTGTTTTGCCATGATCTGGCATATTTGGTGGCTAGCAGGGCTTGGTTTTATTGGCGCGATTGCGCTGTTTATTAACCGTGCTTACACCAGTGATGTAGATTACTACGTGCAAAACGATGAAATATTACAAATTGAAGGCGCGCATATTGCCAGTAACACGAAGGAGGTAAGCGCATGA
- the cyoA gene encoding ubiquinol oxidase subunit II: protein MLIRNLFNIALASMALILSGCNGGVLDPKGQIGIDEKNLIIIATVLMLLVVIPVIVMTLYFAWKYRDTQNHEIYAPKWAHSNKIEAVVWAVPIVIVVILGVITWQSTQELDPYKPIEGKGEHLTVEVVSLNWKWLFIYPKQGIATVNELVFPANVPVEYKITSESTMNSFFIPQLGSQIYSMAGMETKLHLIANEPGTFKGFSANYSGAGFTGMKFNAIATPTKADFNQWVEQVKTNANSLTHANYVELAKASENNPVAYYGKVDDGLFHTIVMKYMQAHGDMNKKHHSMGKHQQMSNEHQAMGNHSMPSSHSQGEE, encoded by the coding sequence TTGTTAATTCGTAACCTTTTTAATATTGCTTTAGCTAGTATGGCGCTGATTCTATCAGGCTGTAATGGCGGGGTACTCGACCCAAAAGGGCAGATAGGTATTGATGAGAAAAATCTGATCATCATCGCTACTGTGCTTATGTTGTTAGTTGTGATCCCCGTTATTGTGATGACTTTATATTTTGCTTGGAAATACAGAGACACACAAAACCATGAAATTTACGCACCAAAATGGGCTCACTCTAATAAGATTGAGGCTGTTGTATGGGCGGTTCCTATTGTTATTGTTGTTATTTTAGGTGTGATCACCTGGCAGTCAACTCAAGAGCTTGACCCTTATAAACCGATAGAGGGTAAAGGTGAACACTTAACTGTTGAAGTGGTGTCACTTAATTGGAAGTGGTTATTTATTTACCCTAAGCAAGGTATTGCTACGGTAAACGAATTGGTATTTCCTGCTAATGTTCCGGTTGAATACAAAATCACGTCAGAAAGTACCATGAACTCGTTTTTCATCCCCCAGTTAGGTAGTCAAATTTACTCAATGGCGGGCATGGAAACTAAGCTGCATTTAATCGCTAATGAGCCAGGCACGTTTAAAGGCTTTTCGGCTAATTACAGTGGTGCGGGTTTTACTGGTATGAAATTTAATGCCATCGCAACACCAACAAAAGCTGACTTTAACCAGTGGGTTGAACAGGTTAAAACCAACGCTAATAGCCTTACTCATGCCAATTATGTTGAGCTTGCCAAAGCAAGTGAAAACAATCCCGTCGCTTATTATGGCAAGGTTGATGACGGTTTATTTCATACCATAGTGATGAAATACATGCAGGCGCATGGCGATATGAACAAAAAACACCACTCGATGGGTAAACATCAGCAGATGAGTAATGAGCATCAGGCAATGGGTAATCATTCAATGCCATCATCACACAGCCAGGGCGAGGAATAA
- the nqrM gene encoding (Na+)-NQR maturation NqrM yields the protein MSLFFLTFGLLILIVAAMAIGMIVQRKSMASSCGGLGSVGIDKACDCDDPCDKRKKRLAKEQVWKENQIL from the coding sequence ATGTCACTTTTTTTTCTAACCTTTGGCTTACTTATTTTAATTGTCGCTGCGATGGCGATAGGCATGATAGTTCAAAGAAAATCGATGGCGAGTAGCTGCGGAGGCTTAGGCTCTGTAGGTATTGATAAAGCATGTGATTGCGATGATCCATGCGATAAACGCAAAAAGCGTCTAGCCAAAGAGCAAGTATGGAAAGAAAACCAAATTCTTTAA
- a CDS encoding FAD:protein FMN transferase, whose amino-acid sequence MNKVNTPQGIIALFIITLTLLLSGCGKSVPQETYLEGKTMGTTYHIKFYAEQVDPQAVQAEIDAVLVDINQSMSTYIEDSEINTFNRLDANEVMPISDDFRAVISESMRIGNSTKTLDVTMGPLIDLWGFGPDKKPTKRPTNEALANMINNIGIDKLVLNEQGLAKTMADLELSFSATAKGYGIDKVAELLQSKGITDYMVEIGGELRIAGTKPDNQAWRIAIEQPDANPGERKVHRVLAPGNNGIATSGDYRIFYTMDGKTYTHLIDPMTGMPIKHDLVSVTVLHPSAMTADGLATALTVMGMEKAQRYAQQHDLPVYLIAKSPDGLVTYSSPAFKPYL is encoded by the coding sequence ATGAACAAAGTAAATACTCCCCAGGGCATAATCGCCTTATTTATAATCACGCTGACTTTACTGTTATCTGGATGTGGAAAATCAGTCCCACAGGAAACCTACTTAGAAGGTAAAACGATGGGTACAACTTATCACATTAAGTTTTACGCTGAGCAAGTTGACCCTCAAGCAGTACAAGCAGAAATCGATGCGGTTTTAGTTGATATCAACCAGTCTATGTCGACCTATATCGAAGATTCAGAAATAAACACCTTTAACCGTTTAGATGCCAACGAAGTAATGCCAATCAGTGATGACTTCAGGGCAGTTATTAGTGAATCTATGCGTATAGGTAATTCAACTAAGACCCTAGATGTGACTATGGGGCCGTTGATAGATTTATGGGGGTTTGGCCCAGATAAAAAACCAACAAAGCGCCCAACGAATGAAGCTCTGGCAAATATGATCAATAACATTGGTATAGATAAGCTGGTCCTTAACGAGCAAGGCTTAGCAAAAACGATGGCTGATTTAGAGTTGTCGTTTTCAGCTACAGCAAAAGGCTATGGTATTGATAAAGTGGCTGAGCTATTACAAAGCAAAGGCATTACAGATTACATGGTTGAGATTGGCGGGGAGTTACGTATTGCTGGTACAAAACCAGACAATCAAGCATGGCGAATAGCAATTGAACAACCTGATGCAAACCCAGGTGAGCGAAAAGTACACCGTGTACTTGCACCAGGCAATAACGGTATTGCCACCTCAGGTGATTATCGAATCTTTTATACAATGGATGGCAAAACCTATACTCACCTTATTGATCCTATGACAGGGATGCCAATTAAGCATGACTTAGTTTCTGTTACAGTTTTACACCCTAGCGCTATGACGGCCGACGGTTTAGCGACTGCTTTAACGGTTATGGGAATGGAAAAAGCACAACGTTATGCGCAGCAGCATGATTTACCAGTGTATTTAATTGCTAAATCGCCTGATGGTTTAGTCACTTATTCAAGTCCTGCGTTTAAGCCTTATTTATAG
- the nqrF gene encoding NADH:ubiquinone reductase (Na(+)-transporting) subunit F — protein sequence MDIFLGVGVFIAIVVILVLIIIGAKSKLVASGDIIIGINGDADKAIKTSAGSKLLGALSESGIFVSSACGGGGSCGQCRVHIKEGGGDILPTELDHISKGEAREGCRLACQVNVKNDMEIELEESIFGVKKWDCEVISNDNKATFIKELKLQIPDGESVPFRAGGYIQIEAPAHHVKYADFDIPEEYRGDWNHFGFFDLESKVDEETIRAYSMANYPEEEGIIMLNVRIATPPPRNLSLPCGKMSSYIWSLKEGDKVTISGPFGEFFAKDTDAEMVFVGGGAGMAPMRSHIFDQLKRLNSKRKISFWYGARSKREMFYVEDFDGLAEQNENFVWHTALSDPQPEDNWEGYTGFIHNVLFENYLKDHEAPEDCEFYMCGPPMMNAAVITMLKDLGVEEENILLDDFGG from the coding sequence ATGGATATTTTCTTAGGCGTTGGTGTTTTTATCGCTATCGTTGTAATACTAGTTTTAATCATCATTGGTGCTAAATCTAAGCTAGTTGCAAGCGGTGATATCATCATCGGCATTAATGGCGATGCAGACAAAGCCATCAAAACATCAGCAGGTAGTAAGCTATTAGGTGCACTATCTGAGTCAGGTATTTTCGTATCTTCTGCATGTGGTGGCGGTGGCTCTTGTGGCCAGTGTCGCGTACACATTAAAGAAGGCGGCGGTGATATTCTGCCAACTGAACTTGACCACATCTCTAAAGGTGAAGCACGTGAAGGTTGTCGCCTAGCGTGTCAGGTTAATGTTAAAAACGACATGGAAATTGAACTTGAAGAGTCAATTTTCGGTGTTAAAAAATGGGATTGTGAAGTTATCTCTAACGATAACAAAGCGACGTTCATTAAAGAACTTAAGCTACAAATTCCTGATGGCGAGTCAGTGCCGTTCCGTGCGGGTGGTTACATCCAGATCGAAGCGCCAGCTCACCATGTTAAATATGCAGATTTCGATATTCCTGAAGAGTATCGTGGCGATTGGAACCATTTTGGTTTCTTCGATCTGGAGTCAAAAGTAGACGAAGAAACAATTCGTGCTTACTCAATGGCTAACTATCCAGAAGAAGAAGGCATCATCATGCTTAACGTGCGTATCGCTACGCCGCCGCCAAGAAACCTAAGCCTACCATGTGGTAAAATGTCTTCGTACATTTGGTCACTTAAAGAAGGCGATAAAGTAACTATTTCTGGTCCATTTGGTGAGTTCTTCGCTAAAGACACAGACGCTGAAATGGTATTCGTAGGTGGTGGTGCAGGTATGGCACCAATGCGTTCACATATCTTTGACCAACTTAAGCGTTTAAACTCTAAGCGTAAAATTAGTTTCTGGTATGGTGCGCGTTCTAAACGTGAAATGTTCTATGTTGAAGATTTTGACGGCCTAGCTGAGCAAAACGAAAACTTCGTTTGGCATACTGCGCTTTCAGATCCGCAACCAGAAGATAACTGGGAAGGCTACACTGGCTTTATCCATAACGTGTTATTTGAGAACTATCTTAAAGATCACGAAGCGCCTGAAGATTGTGAGTTCTACATGTGTGGTCCTCCAATGATGAATGCGGCTGTTATCACTATGCTTAAAGACTTAGGTGTTGAAGAAGAAAACATCTTACTAGATGATTTCGGTGGCTAA
- the nqrE gene encoding NADH:ubiquinone reductase (Na(+)-transporting) subunit E: MEHYISLFVKAVFIENLALAFFLGMCTFLAVSKKVTTSIGLGVAVIVVLGISVPVNNLVYHAVLAPGSLEWLGYPEADLSFLRFLTFIGVIAALVQILEMALDKFFPPLYNALGIFLPLITVNCAIFGAVAFMVERNYNFGGSVVYGIGAGVGWALAITLLAGIREKMKYSDVPDGLRGLGITFITVGLMGLGFMSFSGISL; encoded by the coding sequence GTGGAACATTATATTAGTTTATTTGTAAAAGCCGTTTTTATTGAAAACTTAGCGTTAGCATTCTTCCTAGGTATGTGTACTTTCTTAGCCGTGTCTAAAAAAGTAACTACATCAATTGGCTTAGGTGTAGCGGTTATTGTTGTATTAGGTATTTCAGTACCGGTTAACAACTTGGTTTACCATGCGGTATTAGCACCAGGTTCACTAGAGTGGCTTGGTTACCCAGAAGCAGATCTTAGCTTTTTACGTTTCTTAACTTTCATTGGTGTTATTGCAGCACTAGTGCAAATTCTTGAAATGGCATTAGATAAGTTCTTCCCACCGCTTTACAACGCATTAGGTATTTTCTTACCACTAATCACAGTTAACTGTGCGATTTTTGGTGCGGTAGCCTTCATGGTTGAGCGTAACTATAACTTCGGCGGGTCTGTTGTTTATGGTATTGGCGCTGGTGTGGGTTGGGCGCTTGCAATTACATTACTTGCAGGTATCCGTGAGAAAATGAAGTATTCAGACGTACCAGATGGTTTACGTGGTTTAGGTATTACCTTCATCACTGTTGGCTTGATGGGTCTTGGCTTTATGTCATTCTCTGGTATTTCACTGTAA
- a CDS encoding NADH:ubiquinone reductase (Na(+)-transporting) subunit D — protein MADTKEMKAVLFGPVFANNPIALQVLGICSALAVTSSLKNALIMSIALTLVTAFSSLFISTIRNHIPSSVRIIVQMTIIASLVIVVDQVLQAFSYATAKELSVFVGLIITNCIVMGRAEAYAMKSPPLMSFLDGIGNGLGYSVVLLTVGFIRELFGKGSLFGVDIIPLVQNGGWYQPMGLLILPPSAFFIIGLFIWVLRTYKKDQVEAKA, from the coding sequence ATGGCTGATACTAAAGAAATGAAGGCGGTCCTATTTGGTCCAGTTTTCGCTAACAACCCAATCGCATTACAAGTACTTGGTATTTGTTCTGCGCTAGCGGTAACGTCTAGCTTAAAAAATGCATTAATCATGTCAATTGCATTGACCTTGGTAACTGCATTCTCTAGCCTTTTTATCTCGACTATTCGTAACCATATCCCTTCATCAGTACGTATCATCGTACAGATGACGATTATTGCATCATTAGTAATCGTGGTTGACCAAGTACTACAAGCTTTCTCTTACGCTACGGCAAAAGAGTTATCAGTATTCGTTGGTCTAATCATTACTAACTGTATCGTAATGGGTCGTGCTGAAGCTTATGCAATGAAGTCGCCGCCATTAATGTCTTTCCTTGATGGTATTGGTAATGGCTTAGGTTACTCTGTAGTGTTACTTACTGTTGGCTTTATTCGTGAGTTATTCGGTAAAGGTTCACTATTCGGTGTTGATATTATTCCATTAGTACAAAATGGTGGTTGGTACCAACCTATGGGTCTATTGATCTTACCACCGAGTGCATTCTTCATCATTGGTTTATTCATTTGGGTACTTCGTACTTATAAGAAAGACCAAGTAGAAGCTAAAGCGTAA
- a CDS encoding Na(+)-translocating NADH-quinone reductase subunit C, with translation MSSNNESIGKTLAVVVSLCLVCAVIVSLTSVQLRPLQKANKAKDIQSNILAAAGIGKVDNVAETFDAKIETRFVDMQSGEFAEPVEDFDFEKSKYDADLSKSLKENGIKDIAGIQRITKRAPVYISKKDDGSTDAIILPIQGYGLWGLMYGFISLESDGETIKDIIFYKHNETPGLGGEIQNPQWTATWEGKELPIQIVKGTAAGDEHKIDGLSGATLTSNGVDHAVDFWTGENGFGPFLAKVRKGALN, from the coding sequence ATGTCTAGTAATAACGAATCAATTGGCAAAACGCTAGCTGTTGTTGTCTCATTATGTTTAGTGTGTGCAGTTATTGTATCGCTAACATCTGTACAACTACGCCCTCTGCAAAAAGCAAATAAAGCAAAAGATATTCAAAGCAATATCTTAGCTGCTGCTGGTATTGGCAAAGTTGATAACGTTGCCGAAACGTTTGATGCTAAAATCGAAACTCGCTTTGTTGATATGCAAAGTGGTGAGTTTGCTGAGCCGGTAGAAGATTTTGACTTTGAAAAAAGCAAATACGATGCTGATTTAAGTAAATCTTTAAAAGAGAATGGTATTAAAGACATCGCCGGTATTCAACGTATTACCAAGCGTGCGCCTGTTTATATCTCTAAAAAAGACGATGGCTCTACTGATGCAATCATCCTTCCTATTCAGGGTTATGGTTTATGGGGTTTAATGTACGGTTTTATCTCGCTTGAAAGCGATGGCGAAACTATTAAAGACATCATTTTCTACAAACATAACGAAACACCTGGTCTAGGTGGTGAAATTCAAAACCCACAGTGGACTGCAACGTGGGAAGGTAAAGAGTTACCAATCCAAATCGTTAAAGGGACTGCAGCCGGTGATGAGCATAAGATCGATGGTCTTTCAGGTGCTACATTAACGTCTAATGGTGTTGACCATGCAGTTGATTTTTGGACTGGCGAAAATGGCTTTGGCCCTTTCCTTGCGAAAGTACGTAAAGGAGCATTGAACTAA